In the Numida meleagris isolate 19003 breed g44 Domestic line chromosome 5, NumMel1.0, whole genome shotgun sequence genome, one interval contains:
- the DES gene encoding desmin, whose protein sequence is MSQSYSSSQRVSSYRRTFGGGTSPVFPRASFGSRGSGSSVTSRVYQVSRTSAVPTLSTIRTTRVTPLRTYQSAYQGAGELLDFSLADAMNQEFLQTRTNEKVELQELNDRFANYIEKVRFLEQQNALMVAEVNRLRGKEPTRVAEMYEEELRELRRQVDALTGQRARVEVERDNLLDDLQKLKQRLQEEIQLKEEAENNLAAFRADVDAATLARIDLERRIESLQEEIAFLKKVHEEEIRELQAQLQEQHIQVEMDISKPDLTAALRDIRAQYESIAAKNIAEAEEWYKSKVSDLTQAANKNNDALRQAKQEMLEYRHQIQSYTCEIDALKGTNDSLMRQMREMEERFAGEAGGYQDTIARLEEEIRHLKDEMARHLREYQDLLNVKMALDVEIATYRKLLEGEENRISIPMHQTFASALNFRETSPDQRGSEVHTKKTVMIKTIETRDGEVVSEATQQQHEVL, encoded by the exons ATGAGCCAGTCGTACTCCTCCAGCCAGCGGGTCTCTTCCTACCGCCGCACCTTCGGCGGCGGCACCTCGCCCGTCTTCCCCCGCGCCTCATTCGGGAGCAGGGGCAGCGGCAGCTCCGTCACCTCCCGCGTCTACCAGGTGTCGCGCACCTCGGCCGTGCCCACCCTGTCCACCATCCGCACCACTCGTGTGACACCGCTGCGCACCTACCAGAGCGCCTACCAGGGGGCCGGCGAGCTGCTGGACTTCAGCCTGGCTGATGCCATGAACCAGGAGTTCCTCCAGACCCGCACCAATGAGAaagtggagctgcaggagctcaaCGACCGCTTCGCCAACTACATTGAGAAGGTGCGCTTCCTGGAGCAGCAGAACGCGCTGATGGTGGCCGAGGTGAACCGTCTGCGGGGCAAGGAGCCCACGCGTGTGGCCGAGATGTACGAGGAGGAGCTGCGGGAGCTGCGGCGCCAGGTGGACGCGCTCACCGGGCAGCGGGCGCGTGTGGAGGTGGAGCGTGACAACCTGCTAGATGACCTGCAGAAGCTCAAGCAGAG GCTGCAAGAGGAGATCCAGCTgaaggaggaggctgagaaCAACCTGGCTGCTTTCAGAGCT GATGTGGATGCGGCTACGCTGGCACGTATCGACTTAGAGAGACGCATCGAGTCCCTGCAGGAGGAGATCGCCTTCCTCAAGAAGGTGCACGAAGAG GAAATCCGCGAGCTGCAGgctcagctgcaggagcagcacatcCAGGTGGAGATGGACATCTCCAAGCCCGACCTGACAGCCGCGCTGAGGGACATCCGCGCGCAGTACGAGAGCATCGCCGCCAAGAACATTGCTGAGGCCGAGGAGTGGTACAAATCCAAG GTGTCTGACCTGACGCAGGCGGCCAACAAGAACAATGACGCGCTGCGGCAGGCCAAGCAGGAGATGCTGGAGTACCGTCACCAGATCCAGTCCTACACCTGCGAGATCGATGCCCTCAAGGGCACG AACGACTCGCTGATGCGCCAGATGCGGGAAATGGAGGAGCGCTTTGCAGGGGAGGCTGGCGGGTACCAGGACACCATTGCGCGGCTGGAGGAGGAGATCCGACACCTGAAGGATGAGATGGCCCGGCACCTGCGTGAGTACCAGGACCTGCTCAATGTCAAGATGGCCCTGGACGTGGAGATCGCCACCTACCGCAAGCTGCTGGAGGGCGAGGAGAACCG GATCAGCATCCCCATGCACCAGACCTTTGCCTCTGCGCTCAATTTCCGAG agacCAGCCCAGACCAGCGTGGCTCTGAGGTGCACACCAAGAAGACAGTGATGATCAAAACCATCGAAACTCGTGATGGAGAG G